The Saliniradius amylolyticus DNA segment TTGATCAGAACCATCGGCGGACAGGCATCGCTACTGCTTTGTTAAAGCAGGCTGAGCAGGATGCCAAACAAGCTCAGGCGAGCGCTCTATCGGTAAGCTTTGGAGCGCAAATCGATTTAGTGCGGTTTTGGCAACATCAGCAATTCCAGCTAGCTCGGTTGGGTTACCGTAGAGACACCGCAAGCGGCGAGCACAACGCTATTATGCTAAAGCCTCTAGACACAGTATCCGAAGCTGCACTGGTGCCTATGCAAAAGCAGTTCCGGCAGGAATTCAGTGCGCTTTTACCCCAAACTTTTAAACATCTGGACGCTGCAGTGGGTCTTAAGCTTTTGCAGTCTTGTTCCTATCCGGCCCCCGACGACTGGGTGTTAAACCAGCTCCGTGCCTTTACCATTCAGTTACGCTCACTGGAAACCATTCTTACAGCAACCAAGCACTACCTGCCACACTGGAAAAAGACGGACGATCCTTTATCTAGGCTTTTATTCCAGTGGAGTTATCAATACTTTGATCTTCAAGAGCTCAGCGCTCAGCATGGCTACACGGGCAGAAAGCAACTTGCCAAAGCTATTCAGGCCAGTCTATCCAAAGAGTTAGAGCACCAATAAATACCCGCCAGAGCCGCTAATCTTCATTAGTATGGCGAATATCTTGGTGTAGAGTGTCTCTCACATGTAGGTGAAGCCCGTCTCGAGACGAGCGACAAATTCTTCCGGAAAGAATTTGAACAGCTTTAGCTGGCCCTTGGGGCGAAGGGCATGGAAGCCCGGAGTAATGCGCGCAGCTCGGCTAGGGCTGAAGCGAGTCAAGGAAGACGAGCTGGAATATCGCCACAGGGATGTGTGACAGATAATAGCCAACTGTAAAAAGCACAACTCTCAACGTTGCGATGGGTTGGGTCTTCCATAAGGCAGCACGTCAGAGCTGCTTAAAGCACAAAACCCCGAGCCTTTCGACTCGGGGTTTTGCTTTAATTAGAAGCCTGGCGGTGTGCTACTCTCACATGGGGAGACCCCACACTACCATCGCCGCTAATACGTTTCACTTCTGAGTTCGGAATGGAATCAGGTGGTTCCGTATTGCTATTGCCGCCAGGCATAAACTGTGAACAATTTGAGCAAGCTGTCTTTAAATCGGTAATCTGTCTGTCTTGGTATTGCTCTGATGCGCGTTACTTACTGTTTTAACGTCACTTGGGCGTTGTATGGTTAAGCCTCACGGGCAATTAGTACGGGTTAGCTCAACGCCTTACAACGCTTACACATCCCGCCTATCAACGTCCTGGTCTTGAACGACCCTTTAGAGAGCTTAAGCTCTAGGGATGACTCATCTCGAGGCTCGCTTCCCGCTTAGATGCTTTCAGCGGTTATCGATTCCGAACGTAGCTACCGGGCAGTGCCATTGGCATGACAACCCGAACACCAGCGGTTCGTCCACTCCGGTCCTCTCGTACTAGGAGCAGCCCCTCTCAATCATCCAGCGCCCACGGCAGATAGGGACCGAACTGTCTCACGACGTTCTAAACCCAGCTCGCGTACCACTTTAAATGGCGAACAGCCATACCCTTGGGACCGACTTCAGCCCCAGGATGTGATGAGCCGACATCGAGGTGCCAAACACCGCCGTCGATATGAACTCTTGGGCGGTATCAGCCTGTTATCCCCGGAGTACCTTTTATCCGTTGAGCGATGGCCCTTCCATACAGAACCACCGGATCACTATGACCTACTTTCGTACCTGCTCGACGTGTCTGTCTCGCAGTTAAGCTGGCTTATGCCATTACACTAACCTCCTGATGTCCGACCAGGATTAGCCAACCTTCGTGCTCCTCCGTTACTCTTTGGGAGGAGACCGCCCCAGTCAAACTACCCACCAGACACTGTCCGCAATCCCGATAAGGGACCAACGTTAGAACATCAAACATACAAGGGTGGTATTTCAAGGTTGGCTCCACATCATCTGGCGACAATGCTTCAAAGCCTCCCACCTATCCTACACATGTAGGTTCAATGTTCAGTGCCAAGCTGTAGTAAAGGTTCACGGGGTCTTTCCGTCTAGCCGCGGGTACACCGCATCTTCACGGCGATTTCAATTTCACTGAGTCTCGGGTGGAGACAGCGTGGCCATGGTTACACCATTCGTGCAGGTCGGAACTTACCCGACAAGGAATTTCGCTACCTTAGGACCGTTATAGTTACGGCCGCCGTTTACCGGGGCTTCGATCAAGAGCTTCGCTTACGCTAACCCCATCAATTAACCTTCCGGCACCGGGCAGGTGTCATACCGTATACGTCCGCTTACGCGTTAGCACAGTACTGTGTTTTTAATAAACAGTCCCAGCCACCTGGTCACTGCGACCGCCATCTGCTTAGGGAGCAAGTCCCATCACAAACAGCGGCGTACCTTCTCCCGAAGTTACGGTACTATTTTGCCGAGTTCCTTCACCCGAGTTCTCTCAAGCGCCTTAGTATTCTCTACCTGACCACCTGTGTCGGTTTGGGGTACGGTTCGTATTATCATATGCTTAGAGGCTTTTCCTGGAAGCGGGGCATCTGTGACTTCAACTCCTTGGAGTCTCGTCTCGTGTCTCGGCCTTAGAATCCCGGATTTGCCTAAGATTCCAGCCTACGCACTTTCACATGGACAACCAACGCCATGCTCACATAGCCTTCTCCGTCCCCCCTTCGCTGATAATACAAGTACGGGAATATTAACCCGTTTCCCATCGACTACGCATTTCTGCCTCGCCTTAGGGGCCGACTTACCCTGCCCTGATTAGCATGGGACAGGAAACCTTGGTCTTCCGGCGTGGGGGTTTTTCACCCCCATTATCGTTACTCATGTCAGCATTCGCACTTGTGATATGTCCAGCACACCTCTCGATGCACCTTCAGCCACTTACACAACGCTCCCCTACCCAGCATGTAAACATGCTGCCGCAGCTTCGGTGACTAGTTTTAGCCCCGTTACATCTTCCGCGCAGGCCGACTCGACTAGTGAGCTATTACGCTTTCTTTAAAGGGTGGCTGCTTCTAAGCCAACCTCCTAGCTGTCTGTGCCTTCCCACATCGTTTCCCACTTAACTAGTACTTGGGGACCTTAGCTGGCGGTCTGGGTTGTTTCCCTCTCCACGACGGACGTTAGCACCCGCCGTGTGTCTCCCGGATAGTACTCTACGGTATTCGGAGTTTGCATGGGGTTGGTAAGTCGGGATGACCCCCTAGCCCAAACAGTGCTCTACCCCCGCAGGTATTCGTCCGAGGCGCTACCTAAATAGCTTTCGGGGAGAACCAGCTATCTCCCGGTTTGATTGGCCTTTCACCCCCAGCCACAAGTCATCCCCATCTTTTTCAACAGATGTGGGTTCGGTCCTCCAGTTGATGTTACTCAACCTTCAACCTGCTCATGGCTAGATCACCGGGTTTCGGGTCTATACCTGGCAACTAGACGCGCAGTTAACACTCGCTTTCGCTACGGCTCCCCTAAACGGTTAACCTTGCTACCAAATATAAGTCGCTGACCCATTATACAAAAGGTACGCAGTCACCTAACAAGTAGGCTCCCACTGATTGTACGTATACGGTTTCAGGTTCTATTTCACTCCCCTCACTGGGGTTCTTTTCGCCTTTCCCTCACGGTACTGGTTCACTATCGGTCAGTTAGGAGTATTTAGCCTTGGAGGATGGTCCCCCCATATTCAGTCAAGATAACACGTGTCCCGACCTACTCGATTTCACTATCAGATTGTTTTAGTGTACGGGGCTGTCACCCTGTATCGCGGCACTTTCCAGAGCCTTCCACTAACGCACTGATAACTTAAGGGCTAATCCCCGTTCGCTCGCCGCTACTAAGGGAATCTCGGTTGATTTCTTTTCCTCGGGGTACTTAGATGTTTCAGTTCTCCCGGTTCGCCTCTCATGCCTATAGATTCAACATGAGATACCTCTAAAGAGGTGGGTTTCCCCATTCGGACATCTGTGGCTAATAATGCATTTTGTCAGCTCACCACAGCTTTTCGCAGACTTACACGTCCTTCATCGCCTCTAACTGCCTAGGCATCCACCGTATACGCTTTGTCACTTAACCATACAACCCCAAATAACGTCAGAATCGTACAGTCAGTAACGCGCTAATCATCAGATAAAGCAATACCAGACGACGTCTAGATTACTTCGCTTGATTGATTTAAATATCAGCTTGCCAAATTGTTAAAGAACATTAAGTCACTTGGACTTATCAATACCGGCTCATCGAACCGCCATTCATAAGTAAAGTGGTGGAGCCAAGCGGGATCGAACCGCTGACCTCCTGCGTGCAAGGCAGGCGCTCTCCCAGCTGAGCTATGGCCCCATTGATAGCGCATATCTCGGTCTCTGGCGCTTCCTCTTTCGTGGTCAAGGATGGGACGGCCGTCGTGTGCTAAGCACATAAGGGCGTTCCTGACGCAGAGCACGGAAGAGGTGGTAGGCTTGGGCAGACTTGAACTGCCGACCTCACCCTTATCAGGGGTGCGCTCTAACCAGCTGAGCTACAAGCCTATTGCTTGGTCTTTGTGGCTCATGCTGCCTTGCTGCGAGATTTGCTTGGTCACAATCAGACGATTGTTCCCGGCGACAAATCCCTCGCGGCGTTGCCTGAACCGCAAATCCGCGGCGCAATACTCGACTCAACTTATTTAAGCGTGTCTTTCTGCACTACTTTGCTCTTTTCTTATGCAACAAAACAATCTGTGTAGGCACTGCATCAAAAGATGTCAGCATTTCGTAAGGAGGTGATCCAACCGCAGGTTCCCCTACGGTTACCTTGTTACGACTTCACCCCAGTCATGGAACACAAAGTGGTGATCGCCCTCCGAAGTTAGGCTAACCACTTCTTTTGCATCCCACTCCCATGGTGTGACGGGCGGTGTGTACAAGGCCCGGGAACGTATTCACCGCAGTATTCTGACCTGCGATTACTAGCGATTCCGACTTCATGGAGTCGAGTTGCAGACTCCAATCCGGACTACGATTGGCTTTAAGGGATCCGCTCCAGCTCGCGCTCTCGCTTCCCTCTGTACCAACCATTGTAGCACGTGTGTAGCCCTACACGTAAGGGCCATGATGACTTGACGTCGTCCCCACCTTCCTCCGGTTTGTCACCGGCAGTCTCCTTAGAGTGCCCAACTTAATGCTGGCAACTAAGGACAAGGGTTGCGCTCGTTGCGGGACTTAACCCAACATCTCACGACACGAGCTGACGACAGCCATGCAGCACCTGTGTCAGAGTTCCCGAAGGCACCAATCCATCTCTGGAAAGTTCTCTGCATGTCAAGTGTAGGTAAGGTTCTTCGCGTTGCATCGAATTAAACCACATGCTCCACCGCTTGTGCGGGCCCCCGTCAATTCATTTGAGTTTTAACCTTGCGGCCGTACTCCCCAGGCGGTCTACTTAGCGCGTTAGCTTCGCTACTCACAACCTATAGTCGCAAACAGCTAGTAGACAGCGTTTACGGCGTGGACTACCAGGGTATCTAATCCTGTTCGCTACCCACGCTTTCGCACCTGAGCGTCAGTCTTTGGCCAGGGAGTCGCCTTCGCCACTGATGTTCCTCCAGATCTCTACGCATTTCACCGCTACACCTGGAATTCCACTCCCCTCTCCAAGACTCTAGTCTGCCAGTTCTAAATGACCCTCCCAGGTTGAGCCCGGGGCTTTCACATCTAGCTTAACAAACCGCCTGCGTGCGCTTTACGCCCAGTAATTCCGATTAACGCTCGCACCCTCCGTATTACCGCGGCTGCTGGCACGGAGTTAGCCGGTGCTTCTTCTGTGACTAACGTCAATATGTGCAGGTATTAACTACACATCCTTCCTCATCACTGAAAGTGCTTTACAACCCGAAGGCCTTCTTCACACACGCGGCATGGCTGGATCAGGGTTGCCCCCATTGTCCAATATTCCCCACTGCTGCCTCCCGTAGGAGTCTGGGCCGTGTCTCAGTCCCAGTGTGGCTGTCCTTCCTCTCAAAACAGCTAGAGATCGTCGCCATGGTGAGCTCTTACCTCACCATCTAGCTAATCTCACTTGGGTTCATCCGGTAGCGAGAGCCTAAGCCCTCTTTGGTCCGTAGACGTTATGCGGTATTAGCCACCGTTTCCAGTGGTTGTCCCCCTCTACCGGGCAGATCCCCAAGCATTACTCACCCGTCCGCCGCTCGTCAGCAGAGAAGCAAGCTTCTCTCTGTTACCGCTCGACTTGCATGTGTTAGGCCTGCCGCCAGCGTTCAATCTGAGCCATGATCAAACTCTTCAATTAAATAATCATGAATATCTTTGGCTGACACTCTTTTAACGAGTGCCCACACAGATTGTCTCGTTGCAAATTGTTAAAGAACGTTTCGCTTCAAATCCAAGCTTGGCTTGCCCTGAAGCGGGATGCGCATTCTACGCTAACCCCATCGACTGTCAAGCATTTTTATTTAAAAAGTTGCTTGCCGTTCCTTGTCTCGCTGAAGCGCTTAAATGTCTCTTCAGTAACCTCGATTCGCGTCCTGCTGCGGCGCCGTTAGTGGCTATCCCGTCGAAGTGCGGCGCATTCTACAGCTCCCCGCTTATCCTGCAAGTGCTTTTTGATATTTTTATTTCAACTGCGCAAATATCAACCACAATGAAGCGCGTTAGGTACTTCTTTAGTGCTTATTACCCACACTTTGGCCGCTAATATCGAAAGCCTCGGCCAGTGAGCTTGGCGCAAAGCGCTTTAATGAGTAACATAGGCGTGCCGTTTTAGTTTTAATTTCCATTACATTTTAGGTAGTTACATGAAATCACCTGTTATTACTGTTGTTATCGCCCTGCTATTAGCCGTTGTGGGCTACTTTCTTCCTTTCGAAGGACTGTCATTATCTCAAGGCATTGCCTTAGGTATTGTGCTCGGTGGTCTACTCACCCCCTGGCTTCACTCTCTTATCGTCAAGACAGCCGGCGATCCCGAGGATACCTCAGAAACTCAGACGTTATATGTGGGCAACCTGCCTTACCGTGCCAATGAGGAAGCGGTACGTGAGCACTTCGCTCAATGCGGCAGTGTCGTCTCGGTCCGACTGATGAAGGATCGTCGCACCGGCAAGCGCAAGGGTTATGGATTCGTAGAGATGGCGGAGGCTGCAGCTGATAAGGCCATCAAGCAGCTCAACGACCAAAGCTTTCAGGATCGCACTTTAAAGGTACGAGTCGCTAAAGAAAGATAGTTGACCTTACCTTAACCATATAAAAAAGCCTGCTTGATGCAGGCTTTTTTATTATTACCGACTCCTTCACTCCATCTTAGTGGACGGCGATGAGGTGTCCGTTGATTCATCTTTCACTGCTTGAGGGAGGTTGTCCAGTAACCTGGCATTGAACTGTTGGAACTGATTGACTGCATCAACTAAGTCAGCCAGCTTCAGGTCATCCATCATCTGATTCAACAACTCCTGAATCAGATTGTCGAAGCTTTCGACATCCTCAAGCTTTTTCTGAGCCTGGTCCATCACATCCAGCATTTTATCCAGGTAATGCGCCACCGGCTTTATTTCTCTTAAACTGCCTTGGCCGCTTTCATCTTTGAGCGATGAAACGGACTCATAAGCCTGAACAACCCGTGTCTGCTCCTGCCGACTCAGGTTTAAAGCAAACCCAGTCAACTCCTTTTCATCGAAGCCCAGTTTCAAGGCTTCGTTATAGGCTTTTTCTACATCACCATTAAAAAACTCGTCCGCCAGATCGGCTGTATCGCCTACGAGCTTGGCAATCGCATCCATTTCTTCCTGGTCCAGTTCACCTTTTACCGAAAATGCGATACCACTTCTTTCGTAAAAGCTTACCAATTGCTCAGCGGCAAATCCCTGTCCGCCGTCAGCGGTTTGACTGATACTGGCAGCCTGGCTGGCCTCGAAACGACGGATGTCTTCGAAGCTAAGGCTAACTTCGTCACCATCCTGAGTCCGAATGGTCAACGAACCTGTACTTTCCTGGCTGTAGCTAAGCGATTGAGCTGCCGTTACACTCTGACTGCTCAAGGGGGTGTTTTCCGAGAACAGCTTGGTTTCAAGATCGTCAATCCCTTGATTAATTCGCTCCCGGCTCTCGCTAATGCCTTCCTGAATGTCGTCATTCATCAACTCCCCGAGCTCTTCTTCGGCCATTTCGATGCCTTTGGCAACACCATCTCTGGCTTGCTGTAACATAGTGGTCAACTGATCATCGGAGGCATTGTTCTGTTTCGCTTTATTCAGTGCACCACTGATAAAGCCAAGAACATTTTTGACCACTTCATTAAAATCGAACAGCGGCTTATCCTGCTCCTTGGCAGAAGGTTCTGTCAGATTCGGCTTTTGTCCATTGATCTCAAGGTTCTGATTGAAGGAGCCCGTTAGTACTCGAACACTCATCAGGCGTTGAGACTGACTCAAGTTGGACAAGGTTACCGCATCCGGCTGGGCTTGCTTAGTATGACCCACCGCTTGCCCTTGCGGCTGCCTGGCATTATTCGATTGTGCATACTGCGCTTTCTGACCCAAAAACGCTTTTAATTCACCCAAGTTCATGAGTTTTTCCTCGCAATTACCCTCAGCTATTGTATCGGC contains these protein-coding regions:
- a CDS encoding RNA recognition motif domain-containing protein, with the protein product MKSPVITVVIALLLAVVGYFLPFEGLSLSQGIALGIVLGGLLTPWLHSLIVKTAGDPEDTSETQTLYVGNLPYRANEEAVREHFAQCGSVVSVRLMKDRRTGKRKGYGFVEMAEAAADKAIKQLNDQSFQDRTLKVRVAKER
- a CDS encoding DUF5610 domain-containing protein, whose product is MNLGELKAFLGQKAQYAQSNNARQPQGQAVGHTKQAQPDAVTLSNLSQSQRLMSVRVLTGSFNQNLEINGQKPNLTEPSAKEQDKPLFDFNEVVKNVLGFISGALNKAKQNNASDDQLTTMLQQARDGVAKGIEMAEEELGELMNDDIQEGISESRERINQGIDDLETKLFSENTPLSSQSVTAAQSLSYSQESTGSLTIRTQDGDEVSLSFEDIRRFEASQAASISQTADGGQGFAAEQLVSFYERSGIAFSVKGELDQEEMDAIAKLVGDTADLADEFFNGDVEKAYNEALKLGFDEKELTGFALNLSRQEQTRVVQAYESVSSLKDESGQGSLREIKPVAHYLDKMLDVMDQAQKKLEDVESFDNLIQELLNQMMDDLKLADLVDAVNQFQQFNARLLDNLPQAVKDESTDTSSPSTKME